The following DNA comes from Pomacea canaliculata isolate SZHN2017 linkage group LG10, ASM307304v1, whole genome shotgun sequence.
taaacGCATGTACTAGAAATCTCTGTGTAATGTTTGCACATCGCCAGCTTTCTGTAAATTTACCAAACAAGGTATGTCCGTCGTCTGTAAAATACATGCTAAAGTATCTTAATCACCGTCGCAACCATTGCTTACATATATCACTTTTATTATCAACCTCTCTTTTCCATGAATCACCTTTATAGGTCAATGTCTCTGACTCGGTTCATTGATCGTCAAAgagttattttgcttttatctcGTCTCGACAACTGTGCACACTGGCGCACGATCTTACctgagaaaataattgttacGAAAGTCCGAAAATCAGAAACGGCAAACTTCCCACTGTCCTCATGTCCATAACACAAGTCTAATTCAGATGCCTACTTTTATTGCCCAGGGGTCATAAGATTAATGCAAATGACTGCAGATCATTTTCAACATCTTATCTCGCATATTAAACATGTAATCTTTCAAGGTTTTAATGAATGTCGAATGGCTTGTGGCTATTAACAGTCTACACTGAAAACGTTAATAATTTTACGATGTTGTTTACAAGtctaaaaaaaaggtaaacatgCGTCTCAGGTGGTGAAGACTACAGTCGACAATGGTAGGCAATTACCTTGCACGAGAGTGTGTTAACGTGCAATCCAGTTTAATGTGTTCTCTGCGCGCACGCGTGATGCGTGTACACTCATTGTGTCTATACTTCTCTCTTACAAAAGTATCCTACGAACATTATGACCCTACTCACTTGCAAATGCATTCCCCCATCCACCCCTACCCTAATTCCTCATCGTTTCCCGCTGTGACCTTGGAGGCAATTTCATCCCCTCCACCCTCCCCACCCGTTCCCTCAAGGAAAGTCCTTCGCAGTTGTTATCCGTAATCTACAGGCGACCGAAGTGAAAACATGGCTGCCGGCTCACCCAAACAAGCTGGCCCTCGACATACCTCATTACGTCATTCATCAAAAAAGCCGTTACGTCACACCAGCTTGTTAGATGAATGGGAAAGTTGTTTACTACCGAAATAAATATGTATCGTATCGGACACATATCCTACAAGCAcgtacgcacgcgcacacatagcatagagccacacacacatacacaagcctTCACACACAATGTTTCAAGAAGAAACGCAAAGGGAGTGAACCGCTCACACTCGTACTCACCCAGAGTTAGCGCGCGTGCTAATCCAGTATGAAGTAAACAGCTGCAGCACCACTCGCCCTTCGGTTCCAAGTCACGGCTGGAACCAGCAGCAATCCCACCACCACACGTTAGTCACCACTGACTCAGGAACCCACCATCCGgcgagcaaacaaacagaatccCCCCCTCGTCGTGCGCGTGCGTCTCGTCTGCCAGGTTCATCCACTCAGCCAGCTTTTTCCGTAGTCATTGGATTAACAAACTGTGGCCCAGACACGCCACCGCTCTCACACCGCCGCGTCTTTGCTCCTCCGCCGTTGCTCTTCTCAGTGATGGCCAATCCATATTTCTACGCCATTCCTAAAGAAAGTGGTTCGTATGTTGATTGATTCGCAAAAAGAGGTTAGCACGCCAGCTAGCCCTTGATTTCTGTGTCATCTAGCCTTAAAATAGACGGTCCAGAAAGCGCTGGATGGCCTCGTTGCCAGTCTTTTTTTCCCACTTTCTGCGTGTGACCGGGCGGCAGAGAGGCGGAAAAAGGTTTTCACAAAACACGGTTTCTCCGCGCAAATCCCTGCGATCGATGCACCGCCATCGCcggcgcgcacgcgcacaccaTTGCACCTCGACCCAAGTAGGACGTGCGTaggcctgcgtgtgtgtgtgctcgtactgcgatggtgtgtatgtgtgtgtgtgaggatggaCGGACGACAAGGCGAAGCTTAGTCTGTACTGGCAACAATGTCTGGCGATGGCGCACACCGGCCAGTGGTGTCAGCAGCTCATTTGGCAGCGCAGTACGTGGCGCCATTTGCAATGACGAGTGAAAGGCTGGATGTATAGCGCGATTTCCTTGCTTCGCGCTTGTTGATCGCGCTATTGTTGCTTGCACCGCGCTGGCAGCGGTAAAGCTTGATTAATGATGCCGTGAAGACAAAAAGGCGCTTTTCACGTCCAGACCGCTAAAGTAGCCATGGTGATCAATCCAGCTGCACGTGCCgcgctgtgtcacgtgatgccaTGTCGCGACCTTTTCTGCTGCCATGCTACCGAGAGTAACTGCGTCGGAGGGGAGTGCGTATGAGTCCAACATATAATGTCTATATCATAGACAAGCAGGAAGAGGAAAAGCTGGACAGGCAAAGCGGGCGAGGAAGGAAaatctgttgtttattttttcacgTTCTGCATCAAAAGAGTTGAACAACTGAATACAGTTTCAGCGTGGAATTACGGCTCGGACACACGAGGAACACGAAACGTTAAATATATCTGAAACAACATGTCACACGGCAAACATTTCCCAAACTTTGCTGCAAACCTGTTTAGCTCTTGCTTGCAGCATGTTTGCCGTTTTAAAACCCATTCTAAAATTTCGAGCCGGTTTTTAGAAATTTCGAGTcggttttcagtttttcaacatGGTTTTCATGGCCGCTCGATAACTTGACTTAACATCAAACCATTCACTTAAGTGAATTGTTTTTAACGGATCATGAATTATGTCCCACGAACTTTATTTTCTCGCAAAAGACTAGAAGAAACAAGCTTCGAACCCGACAGGCAGTATCTGGCCACTTGTTTTGGAGATTTGAAGAAAGCAGCCAGAGTTTGATATATACACTATGTATACACTAACATGAGCAGCTCATAATCCATAAACTCTGCCGTCAGCTAGTTGCGCACCGAGTTTCCCAAAAGGTGCACTTAAACGCTGGCTGTGTTACTAGCAGCCCCAAAAACCAGTTTGTAAAACAGCTTGCAAGCGGGATTGGCAAACCGCTGTTTTCGAAAAAAACAGgtttgccaatttttttttttttttttttttttttttttttggtcgtgtGTCCGAACCTTTACAGAAGCAAGTCTTCGTTCTGTAATAAATTATGAGGACttacaaagaaaatggaaatttaGAGACAGTATCATTGGGGGATAGAGACAGATAAATGGGGGGCTTAAACCTAGAGAAAGGTTAGGatgtgtgcacgcgtgtgttTTCTGTAGACAATATCTGCTGGACGCACTCTGAGTATTTCAAGCTTTTCTTAAATGGTTTACTCTTAGAACTGGGATTTTAAATTTGAAGGAAAATTGTCATTGACAGGTAAACTTATCAAATCTTATGTTTTGGCATATTATTTGAGCTGCTTGACCAGTCCATCGGTATCAAATTCAtcaacagcatcatcatcattgggTCGTCATCGTGATTATTATCGTCAATACCTCGGTCCTACTATAGCTCAtcctaaattttttaaataatttttataggaGAACAAAAGTTGCAAGGCGTCTGGTAACAACATCCGGGGaaccaatttttaaaacaagatttcAAGTTGTTCTAAAGGAGGTATGGTCATTAAAATATCCTTCATGTGACAATCTCTGCCAACGCTTGGGTCAGCCATAGCTACCTTCCTCCCAGCCTCCATCCGGACTCAGAAATGTCCTTGACCCTGTGGACTGATGATGCATTGCATTTGACGtcacaaaaaaatgatgtttcattttcttcccgGAACTGACGTGTTTCCAAGAACATGAACGACGAGAGTGAAATATTATGGAGGTGAGTGCCTGTAGTGAGCTCCAGCTTATTGACAGAATGATGTTGACACCAAGAGGAACGAATTACAAATTCTAAGCGAAttttgagagaaagaactggagagagggagagatagtgtgtgtgtgtacaagatAGAGTATTGCCTGCGATTATATTTCGCAGTGAGAATAATTCACTTCTATTAAGTTTGAAAGCGGCCATATTTCTTTACTAAATAATCGTTAAAAAGCCATAAATTGAATGCTAACGTTGGTGTTTAACAACAGTGGAAGTGTATGACCAGTGACGTCAGGTTATtggtttaaacaaacaaatgactTTGCAAACAACTTTCTGCAAAACCTTTGAGCTATGCCACCTATTACACTGTATACGAAACTCTTCAAAAGGGCGCCAGGTAGtgaagtggttaaaacactcgcttgtcaccactgcagtgagaaactcagggttcagatctcgtctcgtgATACTCTCCCTACgtgacacctgtccgcaggGCTGGGTGTCGGGGATTTTCTCTGGGTACTTCGGTTTCTTtaccctcccttcctctcccccatagcgcaaaatcacctcaaggtggaagcactttcctactaaataataataaattcagtAGATCTCGTGTCGGACAGTGAATCGAAAGTAAGGTATCACTAAGGAGCCAGCATCCAGTAAAAATTTATGACCGTCTCTTTCAACTGTTTGGCAAACTGCATGCTGACATCGGTCTAAAGGCTTAAGCACTTTATAGTCACTTTTCGTTTTAGAGACCTTTCCAGCAGGGCAGCGGCCATCCAGTTGACGCAAGCGTGGATGGTGCTTGTCACATTCATCAAGGAGCATCGCCAATGATGGTGCCAGCAACAACAGGGGATCCAGTGAGGGACAACCAAGTTAGAGGAACTCATACGATGGTGTTCACTGTTTTGGTAGGAAATTTCACACTTTTTCGTCAAATGCGGCATTTGTAGCGCTTGATAACTTTGTCTTAGGGAAGACATTTATAATGGTTGAGCTCTTATTGTCATTGAACATATTTATGCTAGCGAGGAGATTTAGTAATAAATGACGCTTGGTGCTAATGCGCTTTGACAACCGAAACAAAACCCAAGAAAATCTGTGtcgttgttttttatttcttttttgattgaCGATGGACTGGACGGTTACTGACTTAGATATAAGAGATTGACATCGATGGAGGTAGTTTGCTTTAATATGCATTCATCCTTATGTTAAATTGATCTATATCTAATtcgactgtcacgtgacatacacAATCTTTACCGCGTTCATTCTGGTCATTTCTGGTGTCGCAGTTGCGATCATGATGCAGGTGTTTGCCGCGTATCGAACATAGAAGGGTTTCTGTTTTATCACCATTGAGGTTAAGTTCGTTTATTACCATCCAGCCATTGACTTCgctaatacagacttctatggtgttGGTAGCATAGTGAGACTCgaccggtggagtggagcagtacagtttATGTcgtcagcatatgattgatgagaaacatgGTGAGaatggatgcaagatgaaattGGCTTTGTGTACAGATTGAACGGAATTAGGGCTTAGCTGGCGTAggtgatttttttgttaaagtggTTATTGTTTCTTTACATATGTTTCCCAGTACCATCAGCATAGTCATCACGTCAGGGCTGAAGAAAACCAACCTCCAGACAACATGCTGTGCTCCATCTTGTGCTGTCTCTGCTGTTTTTGGTTGTGGCCAGTAGGACTCTGCGCCATAATATACGCATATAAGGTAAGCGACATTATTGTACCGATATACCGAAAGCAGGTGTATGAAGCCCATCGTTGCCAGAACCCATTCTGTTATTAGTGACACGAAGACAGTGCATTCTGAAATATACTATGAAATTTAcgatcgtcatcgtcgtcgtcgtcgtcgtcgtcacggTCAGTaatatttccttttataaaGTACTTATGCTTTGTgcgaattgtttttttttccaagaatgATCGGACGAAAAGCGATCATGAGCCAACCAAACTGTAAGGAAAATGAGAATGTTCTTCAACTATATATCCTCCTATAGATCGAAACAGAAGAACAATATTAATGCCAATCACCTCCAGGACCATTGTCGAATCCCATCTTACTTTTATAGTTATGTAAATTCACCTTAACGTGAACGGTATCTCTAACTTGAATCCTAGACCTAACCTTAGTCCAAAGAAAGTGTACGCAACCCTTCGATCAACAAGCTTTAAAGCACTAGCGGGGTGAATGTTTTCCCTTTAGTGTCTGTGTAAAACGCAGGATATTTTATCCCCAATGCCTTGCTGAATATTCCCACTCCCATTTCGTTCTCCACatacacgcctacaaatatcaccatgaACAAACTCGTGGTGTCACCTTTGTACACTGATGCCCTACCTCCACATGATTCCATCTCTCCCACTGGCTGGGGTCTTTACAATGTAACGTATACAATCCTGGCATCTGctttgttgacctctttctgaaCATGGTGTGTGTAGGCGTGCTTCTGGAAAATGGATGTGGAAGGCATTCTCCAGGGCTCTGAGAGATAGTATCTTGGACAGCAATTATCTTGCACTTAGTTTTgcattacaaatattaaaaaattaaacaaaaaaaacaaaaacaaaaggatttCTAAAATTCGCGTACTAATAATCCTTTaaagaaataatcaaatattcCTAAACTGATTGTCccagtaaaataaatgaatcatAAGAACCCACATTGACTGAGAATAGTCCACACGTTCACACTGATATTAAgcacaacagcaaaaataacaCAAGACTTCAAGATATTACTAAACCTAATACAGTTGCACATCCACTTATGTGGTATACATTGTGCTCTTTCATACatataagcacacacatacGTAACAGGGTGTGTCGTAAAGTACTCACATACTTCAATCCTAAAAATTATCCATAaatcagatgtgtgtgtgtttgaataaatattaaagttaaGCCATGCAAAGTAAGCCAGACATTGCACGGTGCAAGTGAACGTCGCTTAAATTTTGgggaaaataaattctttttccaaatattttcacataacATTCTATAACTGTCCCGGTCACTGACAACTGAATGACACTGAGTTCCAGTGAACGGAGTAATCGTTGAACACGTTGGTTTGTCTGCAGACGAAACAAGCAAATAGGAGAAATGACTATGCAGCCTCTGCTGAATACAGCAAGATGACCAAATATTTAATCGTCACCACAATCATTGGCGGCGTCAGCATGCTCAACACCTTTGTGCTCCTGTTTCTGGTATTTAGGAATATTCTCTAGTCGCCGAATGTGACAGTGATggagaaaacacaaaagccgTGAAAACTGTTACGTACTGGCTGGAGGAAGCAGAAGATGGCGCAATCTCCATGATTTTATGTGCAATACTTGCATGGGTCCTACAACTGACCGCTGAGTCGGCCGTGGTCGTTGACCCACTGACTAAGCATCTGATTAACTGACTTAATGACCtgcaatcacaaataaacaagaaagttaATTCAATCGGCCGTATATTCTTGTTCAAAATACTCGCGTTTAATGAATTCATCTtgggtcatttttttttttttttttggtatttgtgGAATTGCACTCGCTTGGAATGAACTGCCATCTAAAAACCTACTCTCTCATTACAAAATGTCTGTGAGGTTAGCGGCAATGCAATAGTTAACTGTCGTAgttttgtgttcgtgtgtacTAGTGTGTACAAATGTGTACGACTGGAGAAAACGTGAAGTTGGTGCGTTTCGTTTCCAGAGAGATAATTGCCACCAAGTGTAGAAGCTCAGAGACGGGACCATAAATATTTGCTGcatatttgaaaacaatgcTGAATCAGTCGAGGCCTGAATCAACACCGACCACACAACCTGCTGGCTGGAGGGTCGGGACAACAAAAATTCTGCTTATGGAACAAAAGCAGATATTACGATGAGAAAAGGATCATCCATTGATACGTGCAACGTCCTCATTATACATTATTGTGGAAAAGTGAAACTTGAACAGTACCGGTGGGACATGGTGGAACTGGCAGGTGTTACATTACTAGGATTGGGGGACAGCATCTGACTACGGCCATAAGGTCTGGTGCAGTTGGGCGGGCGTCCTCGACAATAGGGATGTGGTCGGAGaaatcatcatttatttttgctggaCCATGACGTAAACACCCTTGCTGAAACCATCAAAGTTGCCACTGTCAACAGCCCAAGAAGTTctagaaatgaagaaaaaaacagccCTGGGTCACGAACGAcatcctagatctctgtgacctgGACAATCTTAAAAGGAGAAAGGAAAATTCAACTCTAAGCAGCTTTCTAGCTAAGCTCCTTACTTATGCTGGAATGTGCATGTGGTGAGAATGTTTACGTAACTGTACTAAGCGCAAGGATTCTGTCGTATATGTACTTAGTGGCTAACTTACTCTTTCTGTCGTCGGAAGCAGGAGCCATGTACCTGAGGAATGGAAATCGAaagcaacaacacaaaaatcctagtctattgttttaaaaaattgaaactgaATTTTCTTTGAAGAGTATAGCACAGTTGAACCTAACTTTTTAAAAGGAATATAGAAGTTTGTTGGATGAAAAATCACAGTCAGGTGCCTCTCCAAACAAGGACTAGTTTTACACTTTAAACCCAGTTCACCTCGAAAGTACTGGCTTCAAATGAGACATCATCCATCACTCTCTCAGGTAGACAGTCTGTGAAAACACTTAcatcccccccccacacacacacacacagttaccaCCTCCCCGCACCAGCATCAGACCTTGACCACGTGCGATGACGATACAATGCCTTTGACGTCACCAGAGAATGACGTATCCTTCCCGCAGACATGTTTCTAGAAGCATGAGCAACAAAAGGTAAGAATGGAGGCGAGCAACTCTACTGAGCATGTCGCCGCTGCTTGATGTTTTGATAAACGATGGCTGAGACAATGGAACAAATTTGATTCATCGGGACTAGCAGCGGAATTGAAACAGAATGCGGAATTTACTTTGAGACGTTGTacaaatgagtaaataaatgatTGTAGTTTAGAAAAAGGTTTGATGTGAAGTTAGGACTAGGGTTATGGTATTGACTGGGCGAAGACGACGAGATGTTGTTTCAACATTTCCCTAACTTCTGCTTCATTTTTGCCGTTGGATTGATGCAAGGGGGTCTTCGCTGCTGACCCCGGTAAGTCAAATTTGTTGCAAGTTGAACAACAAAGACAGAGATGCTCATAGCAAATATAATCTTGAATTCCTTTACGGATGTTTCtcagagaaagggagagaagtgtggaaaggaaaaaagcatAACCGTTGTGTGCGATTATCTTCTCGTGGCTCACAAATAAACCAGTATACAGCCTCACTAGCCGATGTGATATCTTCCAGACAGCTACATGGGTATCTAAATCTAACAACAGTGAGGACTACGAAAAAGATGAGAGAGGGACGGTGCTCTTAAAAATCTGGCCCCTAAATGTGGTTTATACACCTCACACTCCACCGAGAAAATAAAGCTACCAGACTACCTTTTTATAGCTAAGGAGCCGGTGTGCGGGAGAAATATAGATCCTCTTCGTTAATGTGGTTCACACGTTCTGGGGTCGCTGGGAAGCGCTAAAGCACTTGATTTCTTTTTAGTGAACAAGGGATCTTCTGAAGGTGGCAGCGGTGGATCCTGTCACACAACTTTTGGTGCTCCTTATCCCGTTCAACAGGAAGCGATGGCGAACAGCATCATGTCTTCTTCATCTGAATCGTCATCGCTGGAACAACCACCCACTGTTCAATACCCGAAAGGACAACCACCAACGGATCCATACCTGAAGGATCAACCACCGATGGACCCACCGCTCACGGATTTTAACCCGATGAGATCATCACATTCGTGTCCATGCGTAAAGGATCCACCACCGATTGAATTACCGAAGGATCCACTACCGATTGAATTACCGAAGGATTCACACTCTTCTAATGAGAGTGTCGTTTTGGTATGACACATCTCTGTTTTACGAGTTTCAGAATGTGTAGCCCTGTAGAATTAGTGTAACTGTGTAAGAAGAGGTTTTTGATGTAAACTGTGCTGTGTAACAGTGTGTAGCAAAGAGTTTGTAACAGATTATTTGCGGCAACTGAGACAACATTGACGGACCGGTCTGGACGTATTGTTGTAAGCTGATTGGGGGTAATAGTAAGATTGTAGATTATTTTCGGGTAAATACATTCGTTATTATTTGTCCTAACTGTTAAATGCATTCATAATTATCTGTCCTAACTTTTACTTCATTTCAGTAGACGGTTGGTGGACTACAATACAAcgataaaaaaattcttttgaactTTTACAGATGCGGGCTTTGGGTTCATAATAATTATGTGCAAGTGCAACAATGTGAGGATAACTTTTGGGTGGATACATTATCTTCATAGTAATACGCTTGTACACTAGCTTCAAAACACAATTCATCTCTTTTGGAAGAATCTAGTCAAGACTTTTAGAGATTTGTACGTTGAACAAAATCATTTTGGTggtgttgaaaaataaaaacagcatagaataatacaaaaacatttcagagATGCGATTTAATAGACATTAAGAATAGATTCTAGTAACACTGTGTGGAACAAATGAACtttctataaaacaaaaattctgttatttctgtgtgtattttctttgCAACTTGTCTACCTCTACTTATAGCAatgacttttattttgcttaatcCATCTACATAGCAGGAGGAAGCCGAAACTAGAGACTACTTCGCCTATGCTGTCCTCTCTGCCCTCTTTTTTCTCCCTGTTGGCATCTTTGCCATCGTATGCTCATATCAGGTAAGCAGTCCTTACATTGTTTGAATTGACTGAGTCCAAGTGATTATACTTTTTCCGTCTTATTCATATCACAAAAGTTCAACAAGAGACCATTTAATAtaccatcatcgtcgtcgtcgttgtaaGCGTCATTAGCAttggaagaaaagattttgagGCAATCAAGATGCATAGTTTAACATTGTTATGCTACATGATGACAAACGTTATTATAAAAAGAACGAAATAGCATGTCCTCTTAAGCGTGTCCACATAAGGACAAAGCCGAATTAATGTAAGGTCCTAGATCTCCTACTGAAACCATGACGAGGTAGACGTATCTACATGCAATCATGAGGTCAGGGTGCATGGCCTCTTCCTACGCGTGTTGTTTGTTGAGAACGGAAAGATGTATTCATCCAGCTAATAAGCTGTGTCCATTCATTAGAGTAAAAATAATTGCAACCTTCTAGAGCGTTACAGCTCAAAAATAACTGGTGGACATACTTTTCAGACAATGCTGGCATGTGAGAAGAAAGATTTCGAAGCTGCTACTACTTACAGCAGGATGACCAGAATGTTCATGGCCGCTTCAATCATTTGTGGCATAGTAACATACATACTCATCGGCGTCTATCTTCCGGGTGGTACATCCTAGGCGAGACAGCAGCGAAGAAATATGGGACACTAACAGGACTGTTATGTGCAGTGTCTTCGGTAGTGGGAAGAGAGTGTTTCCATAACTTTGTGTGCAGTGCCTTCATTGTATGTTAGTGATACTCAGTGTTCacttattttgttcttgttattctCACTGATGCACATATAGTAGCCtgcaatataaatattaaaggcAGAAGTTTATTCAGTCCCAGTCGTGTTTCGTGTATACACACATTTGCAAGATAATTTGGTTTAAAACGCTGTATTTATGTTGTGACCTGCATTGTTTTCACATCCACAAAACACGCTGGTTTCTGTTGTGCAAAAATGTCTGTTTGTGCTTATTTGCTTACGACCTCAGGTGTTCCccgcccctctctctcttgtttaaCCAAGGTGTCAGAAGCAATACATAATTACCTTCAAAATTTTGCTAATTCACGTTGTCTCACACACTACAGCAGAAACGGAACGTCACTTCGAGGTATTAAACACCTCAACCCACGGAAACCATGCCGGTGGCCAGTTGTCATGTGGTCTTTCTTcgttttgaaaaaagttaattaaGACGTTTAGCTGCAAGCAGATGTCTACAGGACCCAGAACTTGTGAGACTGGAAGAAGTGTGAATAGTACAAGGTAATGTTATTTGCAGCATTAATGTTTAATAAGACCTTATCTTTAGGGCTAAGATttcactgtttattttgtaaattattactaaatatgtatatgtgtgtgtgtactgtctAGAGCAGAAAATATTACCcaaaaaatcaggaaaatcaGAAGCTAAAACAGAATTATAATTAAACATTCCATGTGTTGCGCGAACACAATATAACACAAGTGGAAACCCCCGTGCAgacgttttgttgtttgtagagTAGAAGAGCACGTGTAAAACACGAGGTGTATGTGCACGTGCTGTATCGTTTCCTCATCAGTACAAAATACGTCCTTTTCCACGTGCTGTGACGATACGATGCCTTTGACGTCACTAGAAAATGACGTATCTTGTCCGCAGACATGTTTCTAGAAGCACGAGCGCCAAGAGGTGGGAATGGAGGTGAGCACGTCGACTGAGTTTGTTGCCGCTGCTTGATGTTTGGATAAACGATGGCTGAGATGATAGTTGCAACATTCCTCGACAGGACTAGCAGCGCAAGGTTCATACAATGAGCCTTGAGGTACGGCTTGACACTTGTTAGAAACTACTGTCAGGCGTTACACTAATGAATCCAAGAAGCATCGCAGTTAATAAGGGAAAGGGTTCAGCTTTAagccagggttagggttatggtgGTGACTGGCCAAACACACGGAGTGACGTCCTACGATTTTCGTCACTCCTACTCCTGCAACTTGTGTGTAGCCTCCGTTCCTAGCCCCGGTTAGTCACATTTCTtatgagatgagaaagagaagaatgagTACACTAAGCACGAAATTCACttttttgtggggggagggggaggtgtgTAGGAGAGAAAGTGGATTTGAGCCGATATAAACAAGAATTCTAACACTGTAAAcgttttcctcttttatttaaaatgctatTTACGCATGTGCTTTCTGGCTGCAGACAAGTGGTCTCTTTAATATAAAACCTCGTTTCGTGGGAAATGTCCATGTATCAACTTGCATGCTACGAGCCACCAATTGCATAATACTGAATAGAAAATTCTTGTTATTCGAGATGTCTGCGGGCTGAGAATGAACTGGTCGAGTCGATCATGAGTCTCTATTGCTAAAGTGCTCAGGTGAAATAAAGCCGTCTTGAAGCTagagttttgtttattttgtacacgCATTTTGAGATCACTTGTAAGTGCTGAAGTACTTGATGG
Coding sequences within:
- the LOC112573377 gene encoding uncharacterized protein LOC112573377 isoform X3, with the translated sequence MANSIMSSSSESSSLEQPPTVQYPKGQPPTDPYLKDQPPMDPPLTDFNPMRSSHSCPCVKDPPPIELPKDPLPIELPKDSHSSNESVVLQEEAETRDYFAYAVLSALFFLPVGIFAIVCSYQTMLACEKKDFEAATTYSRMTRMFMAASIICGIVTYILIGVYLPGGTS